DNA from Magnolia sinica isolate HGM2019 chromosome 19, MsV1, whole genome shotgun sequence:
AGCTGTCCTAGATGAGATGCACTCAACAGCAAACTGATTACAATCATAGAGTTCTCAAGGGAGAATGAATTTGGCAGCTGAAGAGAAGCATCCAATACATTATATCTCATGAAACTATTATAGTTCGTGTTCCATAGATGATCCTTTTCATTACTGCTccataaatgcatcacaatggagtTAAAACAAAATGGAGCTCTAGATGCATATCTATCATGCAATCCCAAATAAAATATGGACAATCTCTTCAACGTATGCAGTCTACATAAAGCTATGTTTGCTGCATTCTTAGTAACAGGAATTCTACTTCTGTAGCACCCAAACGTGGACTTACTGCTTCTGTACAGCTGAATAGAAGGCTAACTAGAGCTTTCCACTGAAGAAATGCCTCAAGCGATTGCCCCATCTGCAAGCTTTCAAAATTGTTAAGGATCTAGCTAATATGAATTTGCCAGGAAACAGATCACATTGGTTTTGAGTTCTACCAGAAATGCAATATAGGCAAATTGCAGCTCCCCTAGAAGCAGATCTTCTTCACCTCCAAAATCTTTCATCAGGATGATTTCTAATAGTTGTGTCTGAACACAAATGCAAACCAACAAAATATTTACCGCCAATCAGCAAAAATATCACTTATCAGAAGATGAATAATATggaggaattatagggtcctgaaccTCGTCAAACTTTACAGTTCGCTGGTGCTTTCAAGTTTCAACTGAATCAATGAAGCATATTTTGGGTCCATGGTtcggtgatctagaccattaatcTAATGGGACGCACTGTGGATGGGCTTCACTCCAAAAATCTCCTAGGTTGGAAGACCCTGACACTTTGATCTTTGGCCACTTTCTCATTAAATGTGAACAGTTGCTCTATTTCTTCCTTAATCATTACTTGTATCACATCCATCAAAAGGTTATCATCTATCTGTGTGGAAGATTATTGGGACACCCCCAATACTGGCGAGGCCCATCAGAtccatggtctggatcaccaaaccacggGTGCCAAATGTCAAGAATTGAAATCAACAGCAAATTGCAGATTTGCAAGCACGGCAGGATCCAGTAAGTCCTTGGtcatttaatttcccaatttCATGGATGAAGTCAAGAATGGTATCAATTAAGAAAGATATGATTTTATTCTAGTTTGGAGAATATATTGAGAATGTAGTGAGCATTACTTTGTCAAGGTTCAAAGAGGTAAGCTCTTCCCCTGAGATGCCCTTATGCTTGACAACATGTGGAATCGATGTGTAGTAACATCCTCTTCTTTGGGATTTTTCAGCAGACCTTGAGAACTTACTATTTTGTAACTGCTCCATTAAATGTTTCTCCATAGCAGTGTTAGGAACTGTGTCGTCCAATGCAGTTTCACAAGCTACAGTAATTTCCCCTCCAATAGGTTCTGTAAACCAAACAAACTATTCACAATCAAAACCAAGGATAGTGAAGGGTACATCAGTATTTTGTGTTTAATATGAGGGGTACGAAAAATGAGGCATCTAGCCGTGATCTTCACCAAAGTTGACAACCATTTAAATATAAAGATTAAACATCATAAGAAAATATACAATAACATAAtgctcaatgttgtcaaatggcataagcgaTCCTGTGCGATCGCTTATTACACAACCATTTGTGTAATAATGTATATTTACATGCATGTCTTCTAGTTTTATCCtcatgttgtcaaatggcattcTGTAATAATCGCATATGGGATCACTTTAGGCGATATGTGATCACATACTATCCATATGACATATGCGACCATCACATATGCCATACGGATGGCATTATGCGATcgcttttgacaacattgataatGCCCTTTGAATAAATGAGGATAAAACTACAAGACATGCATGTAAATATACATTATTACAGAATGCCTCTGATTCTCTAACACAAGAAATTACCTACCATATCTGACATCCACACATCATACATGCGTTTAGAAACTCATTATATTTCTAGGGTATTACAATAAAACAAACTGATCTCAGTAAACACTGAGGCATCTAAGGGAATGAAATGACTGATAAACTTACGGCTTGTTTGCATGCAGAGCAGCACGGATCAAGTCAGATAGGATAACCCAAACCATTTCATTTCCAGGAGAAGATGAAAGGAAACTCTTAGGAAGAAGGGCAccacttttagggcctgtttggactcaCTTCCGCAAACGGCATTCATGCCTGCTTTTTTCAGTCAACTCGACGGAAACCAATCCGATTGGTTTTTGTTCAAGTCGGACTTTTAGCACCTCTTTTGCAAGCTGGGGATGAGACAGGGTTTgcgaaagtgcatccaaatgcacaaaGTGAACCGGGGTTTGGCTCAAAACGTCATTTAGACATCAAACATCCCTTTTGAGGATGCGTAAAAATGGGCCCTTAACATGTTTCTCCTTTGTACCACGAAAATGTGGAGAAACCAAACATCTGACCTTTCCAGATTCAAAAACCTTGGATAAATATCCAAAGAAGTCAGGATTATCTACATCTCAAAGATGCCCTTAAACTGGAAATATTGATTAGCATGCCAACAGCTATATTAGATATTTACAAGACCATGAATTCAACTCAACAACAGCTCATACTTAAGAGGATGTAAGTACCATGAGCAAGAAGGATATACCAATCCGTTCAACAGTATTTTTTGTGATGTAGTTTGAAATCTGCTTCCACTCTCCAAATTGGTTCAAAGAATATGGCCCAAGTTGGCGATCGAACTCCAAATTTTTTACTGCTTCACAATACCTTCCTTCCTATGAGAAATATCAAAATAAGAATATCCTGTAATTATTTATATAATAATTACCATCACTAATACATCATCTCAACAAGAAATTCTCCCTTGGAGGTGCTCAACACTGGTATTCTAAATAATTAACCTATAGAAGCAAAATGTGAAGATTTGGATATATACTTTTTTTTAAAGGCACATTTGGATATGATACAGTCAAACTACAACCAAGCTATTATTCGATTTCTGGTCATAAGAGTCATAAGACCACTCAGGCCAAAATATTCCCAATTTCCAACCATACGTTATCAGTTTTCCAATCATAATCATGTTGACAAGTAGGCACATGCTGAACTTGTCTGACACAAATACAATGTCCAATGGTGGTCCATACAAGTTAGAAGAATACAATTTTACCCCAGATGACAGCTTGCTGATGTTGAGAGCCATTTAATCAGCTGTCAAAATCCTGCATTCAGCTCAATGACTTCGACATGAAGTATCCTCAGCTCCTATCCAGACAGGATTCAACATTTGATCATGTAGTTCTCTCAATACAACTACTGAACTGCATCCATACACTGTCTTCTGAAATAGGATTTGATTAAAGGTGAATGATGCAGTTGACTTGAACCTATAAATATAGGTGGTATCAATCATCCCACATGCATGTGCAGACATTGATGCAGACCAACCAAATGAAGTTGGCAGGTCACGACCCAAAACAGCCTGTTAAATTAAAAATGGGCAAAAATCTGTCTGAAACTAACATAACAATTCATGTACACAAGTACCATACCCTTCAAGTAACCATAACTTGTGTTTCTACTGGACACTTTTGGAAACAAAGATTCAAATGCGTGCCTACAAAATTTCCAAATTCTGTAAGTGCCAAGTTCCCTTCTCTGCATTACATTTTCCAATGACTCTTCAAATTGTGAAGCAAGTATACACATGCATTTTGTGGAACAGCACCTAATGAATAAAATAATCCAAATGAACACAGACCTCTTCTTCTGAAAGTTTGACCAACCGTTCCTCTTGTTGATGCCATTTACGAACAATAACCTGTTGCAGCCAGAAGTCCAACGATTCACATCAGGCCAAAAAAGATGTCATCTTGGAAAGAAACCTTATTTGTTCATAAATTGTCATGATGGACGTGCCCATGTGGACATAAGTACGCAACCTGGCAATCATTGAAGTACTCGTTTTAATTCATGCCTTCTACAATTCTTGTattatatttcatcattattatgTACGTCTAAAGAATGTCACTATTTATGCCACCCTTTTTACGGATATAACTTTGCTACTTCTAGTAAAATGGTACAAAGTTATCATACTACAttaaaaggaaatagcaaagaAAGGGTGTCTTTATCAAATGCAGAAGGCGAATGTATCAATTCCCTTTTTTATATGTTGCATAAAATATATTTCTAGAGCTATTGTCTGAAACTAGGGGCAAGAGATTGTACAATACCCCAGGCATTTTCAGTTTGTAGTACAAGTAGGGagcatggttcaatgatccaaaatgTTGACATGATGGGATTTGCTACAGATGACCCATGCACCAAACTTCCCCGCATCCAAACATCTTAGCCATAGCATTTTTGGCTGTTTCTAGGTAGAATGGTAAGAGTTGCTGTATCTTCTTTCTTAACGATTTGTTTACTGGTCACCTGTTGAAAGGTATTTCCATCTgcaagatttttggtgcatggactgCTCacattgaggcccatgatgtcaATGGTTGGATCACTGAGCAATCAGCTCCACTTGAACAAACTGAGAGCCTGGATGTTACTTTACATTCTCTGAGCCCGAGCATTGTATAGTAACTCACATTCATATTGTGTGTCTGTGTCTGTGGAGGAAGGTCACTGTGTAGCCACCCTATGTGGACTATGTCCATATCCAAGGTGTACAGATCAGTGTATTAAAATGCTAATTTGAATTGGAACACCAGATATTAGATATATACAAAAGACTTCTTTTGATTGATAAATTAGACATATATAAGTAcaactcatttctcaaaaaataacCATGTAGAATCATATTAGTTTCAAGCAGGTCATATATACAAAGTTTCAAAACACTGCCCTAACTCCTAACTTGAAAATTTAAGCACATGTGGGTAATGAAATTAGACAGTTTACACTTTACCCACCTCTGAAGGGGAAGTAACAACGAAGAAACCAATTATAGGTGAGAATTCACTGCCATCTCTGTACAGGAAACAGTCTATAAGAAAGtggcttaaaaataaaaaaaggaaaatcaatGAGACATAATCTTCAAAAGGCACATATATGTAACTTATGTGTGTGGgtgcacacacatatacataatcATAATAGGGACTGCTCACCCAGAATGCTTGAATAACTTCACCTACAATAGgtccacatgtgccaatatgtcATGTGTAAAACATCAGAGACATGCaaaaggtggtccccaccatgaagatcagatTCCGCAAAAATCAGGGTGTcaattcattaggtgggctacatgTCTACATTGAGTCAGACAGTCTGCAGGTCCGACTTAAACCGTCCATTGTTATCGTACACAGTGACCTACCTGATAAGTTGATCAGCCTATTTTTGCGCCTGGTGAtattcatggtggagcccatcttTTTGCATGACTCAGATGTTGTATACAAGTGACAGAATACCACATGCAAATGCTGAATATgaagttttttggttttttgaatGGCAAGAATATTATTTATCAAACAGCGAACAAAggcgaaaaaagaaaaaaagaaaagcaaaacaaaagaaaaacactgAATATGAAGTTCACATGCAATATGTTGTAGTAAATGTTCCGCATGCCATATACATGTATTGGGTCTGTGTGCACAATAATTTGATAATGCACGCTTTCAGATGAAAAATATTGTACCTTAAGATAGCATGTAGTACAAGTTCTATTAAAATATCTGAAAATCACATGTCCACTGTATATGGAAAAGTTCTAACCCTTATGCAGGCTGCGTTTTAAGTACAACGGCATAAACCCTCATGTCTACTGTGGGCTGATGAGTTTGTAACCTCAAGATGCCCGATCTCTAACGCACACCCTGTGAAGAATTTTCCTGATATGTCAAACTCCAATAAGCAATAGCATGCGTTGTATAAGTGTTGGCATTTCCTATGTACAACCTTTCTAGTTATTATTATGTTAACAACAGACAACTACATATGACATTAAAAATTGAGAAACCATAGCATACTCAAGCAGAGTACAAAGGTTGATATTCAGCTCATCTCTGCTGAACTGTGTCATACATAATGCTGATTGGGACTTTCCAATTGCAAATGTTGCCATGGATGAGGTGTAGCCCAAAATTCCCAAAGATCAGATGGACCTAACTGCCTCATCAAGGGCCTTTTGTGTGTTAAGGGGTCCGGTCATGATCAGCCTGAACATCCTCTGAAAACGTAAAGCCCAAGCCTGACCTGAACCAAAATGGGCCAAATTTTTTTAGGCCCATCCCAACTAAAAATTTGTCAAGCCTAAGCCAGGTCCATCAAGCAATTTCTATATGTATATTAACGGTATGTAATACATATATGTACAGCTAATATaaatcattattattatcatggtCAGGGCCCGGCTCAGCCTGGCCCAACCCGACAAACCCATGAGCTTGCCCTGAGCCTAGGCTGATTGGCTGGTCCAGTGAATTGAGACCCTTAAGTCCTGTTTGGTAACCCAACAAAAGTTCTGTCGAGATAGTTTTATCCAGACGAGTGACCATTGCAGTGCCTATTCAGGGTTTGTGAAATAAATTTAGGCAGTGGTTCCCATAAAATTAATGATACAACTATCTAAAAAAATTGACCGTTAGTTTGGATAAGCTAACATAGACAAAAAGTTATTACAAAACTATCCTTGATAGGGTACACGAAGGAATACTACTTTTTGTATGCATGCATTTCACATGTCCCACATGTAAGCCACAAGTGAGACTGTCcatcttcaagcaccccacaTGTCACATCCAACCTTCAAGCACCCGAATTAGGCACATGTGTGTACATCCTGCCACATGTGAGACTGCCCATCTTCAAGCACCCCAATGTGACAATGCGTAAATAGACCAAATGTGCCAGTATCAATCCATAGATACCCCAAATGTCCACATGTGCAAATGTGTACAGCTGCTACATGTGTTAGTCCATCCACCTTATTCCAGGGTTTTTCTCCATGTAAGCTTATCCAGACAGACCTCAACCAGACAACCAAGTCCAAAGTAGCCTATCATCAAACAACATTGATTGTTAGTTTCTTACCAACCAGGCCTTTAGCCTTTTCCCAGTGAATGTGGAAACCCACAATGCCGGACATTGTACGTAAATTAGTCATGTGTATCATATAGATGTGGCTTGGTACGAAGTTTTGTACACAACCTGAGGGTGTGATGTTCCTCTTAGCATCAGTTGAAAAGAACCCACAAATAAACAAAAACTGCATTCAAACAAAactcaagaaagaaagaaatttcaaACTATAAAGAAACTAACCTGTTCGAGGAACTATAATACACGAAATGCAGACCAGGAGGGATCATCTTTATACCCTTAAAAGCAGGACCTACAGAAAACATCTGCAGGACACATACAGTGTTGGGTTATGCTTAAGAAGATGGCACCAACGTAAACTCTAGACTCAACAATACGAGATGGCATCCCAAGTACACGCCAATAAATGCACACATGTGGCATAAAagagcaagatccaagccatccatcacatggatcTGACCATTTAGATGATctggcccaaaattcaggctAGTACACTGTTCAAGTAGGTCACAATTTTAGAAACAAGTACACATACTActacaggacaattaactacttgctctaaaagctcgaactgatagagcatggcgaataaatccctttatctcatagcccaagccccacttcacataggttaggacctcgtgggccctacatcacatgggttccgcctcacactacccacccacctcacacaggtggggcccgcttcacatgagccacctgcctcacacagacCGCCCACCTCGACTGTGCccatgcatcccacaggccaccccactcgaaccTGGTGTGAAAACGCCCCTGCATTACATACTAGAAcaattttaacatccatttgtttCATTAACCGTCA
Protein-coding regions in this window:
- the LOC131234883 gene encoding uncharacterized protein LOC131234883, with amino-acid sequence MDPETALGLAQQGSTLLLLDVPQFTLVGIDTQMFSVGPAFKGIKMIPPGLHFVYYSSSNRDGSEFSPIIGFFVVTSPSEVIVRKWHQQEERLVKLSEEEEGRYCEAVKNLEFDRQLGPYSLNQFGEWKQISNYITKNTVERIEPIGGEITVACETALDDTVPNTAMEKHLMEQLQNSKFSRSAEKSQRRGCYYTSIPHVVKHKGISGEELTSLNLDKTQLLEIILMKDFGGEEDLLLGELQFAYIAFLMGQSLEAFLQWKALVSLLFSCTEAPLHTRSQLFTKFVKVIYYQLKHGFHKDHANTVGFEKGASVLLDDSWFSKDIFLHRLCKEFFSLVLEAHVVDGDLLSWTRKLKGLLETTLGWDFQNDAADGIYGEDDEYSPVVEMLDQTTYGEGPST